One region of Streptomyces subrutilus genomic DNA includes:
- a CDS encoding glycosyltransferase has product MRVLHAVTLHSPSHAFGGPVRVALNLAKGLRARGHEARLLALGEGFPEPWPTDVEGVPAKLFPARRILPLGFSGMTSPALLASAGRLVREADLVHVHLARDLVTLPVALAALRAGKPLVLQTHGMVDPSGKLLAKVLDAVAVRRLLRGADAVLYLTAHERAGLDAVVGGRPLATAVRLVNGTPAQEQRPAPSGPPRILYSARLQARKRPVDFVDAAPAVLAAHPDARFVVAGPDEGELAAVRARVTALGLGDRFTVPGALSSAEVLAELRRAHVYVLPSVDEPFPMSVLEALAVGVPAVVTHSNGLARDIAAAGAGRAVDPGPAGVASAVLSLLDPAANAAASSAARELAAESFSMDAVLDTLLPVYEAARRG; this is encoded by the coding sequence GTGAGAGTCCTGCACGCCGTCACCCTGCACTCCCCCTCGCACGCGTTCGGCGGGCCCGTGAGGGTCGCGCTGAACCTGGCGAAGGGGCTGCGGGCCCGCGGCCACGAGGCGCGGCTGCTGGCGCTCGGCGAGGGGTTCCCCGAGCCGTGGCCGACGGACGTCGAGGGGGTCCCGGCGAAGCTGTTCCCGGCGCGCCGGATCCTCCCCCTGGGCTTCAGCGGGATGACCTCGCCGGCGCTGCTGGCCTCGGCCGGGCGGCTGGTGCGGGAAGCGGACCTGGTCCACGTCCACCTGGCCCGGGACCTGGTGACCCTGCCGGTGGCCCTGGCCGCGCTGCGGGCCGGCAAGCCGCTGGTGCTCCAGACCCACGGGATGGTGGACCCGAGCGGGAAGCTGCTGGCCAAGGTGTTGGACGCGGTGGCCGTACGCCGGCTGCTGCGCGGCGCGGACGCGGTGCTGTACCTGACCGCACACGAGCGGGCGGGCCTGGACGCGGTGGTCGGCGGCCGACCGCTGGCGACCGCGGTCCGGCTGGTCAACGGCACCCCGGCGCAGGAGCAGCGGCCCGCCCCGAGCGGGCCCCCGCGCATCCTGTACTCGGCGCGCCTGCAGGCCCGCAAGCGGCCGGTGGACTTCGTGGACGCGGCCCCGGCGGTCCTGGCCGCGCACCCGGACGCCCGGTTCGTGGTGGCGGGTCCGGACGAGGGCGAACTGGCCGCCGTACGCGCCCGCGTCACGGCCCTGGGCCTCGGCGACCGCTTCACGGTCCCGGGGGCCCTGTCCAGCGCGGAGGTGCTGGCGGAACTGCGCCGCGCCCACGTCTACGTCCTGCCCTCGGTGGACGAGCCGTTCCCGATGTCGGTGCTCGAGGCCCTCGCGGTGGGCGTCCCCGCGGTGGTGACCCACTCCAACGGGCTGGCCCGCGACATCGCCGCCGCGGGCGCGGGCCGAGCGGTCGACCCGGGCCCGGCGGGAGTGGCCTCCGCGGTGCTGTCCCTGCTCGACCCCGCGGCCAACGCCGCCGCCTCGTCGGCGGCCCGCGAACTGGCCGCGGAGTCCTTCTCGATGGACGCGGTCCTCGACACCCTGCTGCCGGTGTACGAGGCGGCCCGCCGGGGCTGA
- a CDS encoding GDP-L-fucose synthase family protein — MTSSLPLLPPHARVFVAGHRGLVGSAVARRLTADGHEVLTRGRADLDLRDAAATAAYLADVRPDAVVLAAAKVGGIMANSTYPVQFLEENLQIQLSVIGGAHAAGVGRLLFLGSSCIYPKLAPQPIREDALLTGPLEPTNEAYALAKIAGIVQVQSYRKQYGASYISAMPTNLYGPGDNFDLQSSHVLPALIRRFHEAAAEGRDEVVLWGSGTPRREFLHVDDLAAACAVLLRDYDGDEPVNIGCGEDLTIRELAETVAEVTGFGGRLAWDTSKPDGTPRKLLDVGRLTSLGWKPAVPLRDGIAATYAWWLREREQQRNG; from the coding sequence ATGACAAGTTCGCTGCCGCTCCTGCCCCCGCACGCCCGCGTCTTCGTCGCGGGCCACCGCGGCCTCGTGGGGTCCGCGGTCGCCCGCCGGCTCACCGCCGACGGGCACGAGGTGCTCACCCGGGGCCGCGCCGACCTCGACCTGCGCGACGCCGCCGCGACCGCCGCGTACCTGGCGGACGTCCGCCCGGACGCCGTGGTGCTGGCCGCCGCGAAGGTCGGCGGGATCATGGCCAACAGCACGTATCCGGTGCAGTTCCTCGAGGAGAACCTGCAGATCCAGCTCAGCGTGATCGGCGGCGCGCACGCCGCCGGCGTGGGCCGGCTGCTGTTCCTCGGGTCGTCCTGCATCTACCCCAAGCTGGCTCCGCAGCCCATCCGCGAGGACGCCTTGCTGACCGGCCCGCTGGAGCCGACCAACGAGGCCTACGCCTTGGCGAAGATCGCCGGCATCGTCCAGGTCCAGTCGTACCGCAAGCAGTACGGGGCCTCGTACATCTCGGCCATGCCGACGAACCTCTACGGCCCCGGCGACAACTTCGACCTGCAGTCCTCGCACGTCCTGCCCGCGCTCATCCGGCGCTTCCACGAGGCCGCCGCCGAGGGCCGCGACGAGGTCGTGCTGTGGGGCAGCGGCACGCCGCGCCGCGAGTTCCTGCACGTGGACGACCTCGCCGCCGCGTGTGCGGTGCTGCTGCGCGACTACGACGGCGACGAGCCCGTCAACATCGGCTGCGGCGAGGACCTGACGATCCGGGAACTGGCCGAGACCGTCGCCGAGGTGACCGGCTTCGGTGGACGGCTCGCCTGGGACACGTCCAAGCCGGACGGGACCCCGCGCAAGCTGCTGGACGTCGGCCGGCTGACCTCGCTCGGCTGGAAGCCGGCCGTCCCGCTGCGGGACGGCATCGCGGCCACCTACGCCTGGTGGCTGCGCGAGCGGGAGCAGCAGCGGAACGGCTGA
- a CDS encoding DUF7594 domain-containing protein: MRRSRGLTAALVLSLAGAGTGIGLVLMPQASAITAPVAFTADSLPTWQPDGIVFAMAQANGTVFAGGTFSAVRPPDGAAGTEREAVNFVALDAATGNPTSCKLAFTVSDGTATVRALEVSKDQKTLYAGGYFGAVNGTPVSSLAAIDIATCTPKAAFHPGVPATVRALAVTDDTLYVGGDFNAVDGQTRERFAAVDAATGALKPFVANADEPGRAIEVSNDGKNVLLGGDFFSVNNSTTHALAVVNATTGAVTKTYSNIPSNSVVKDISADATGYYTGNEGSGGGVFDGRIGLNTDFSEKWRDRCLGATQYVLPYDGVLYSSSHAHDCSTELEFPDGKRHFLLAQPTDHTGAAPAPVGGFVRGPGKLGWHPTANDGLGEGIGPRVMAIAEKSDVKYMWVGGEFTLINGKPQQALTRFGSTGDVGAPTTPVASADSVKPGEAQVRWRTSYDADDSKLTYRIYRNGSATPAATVNADSLEWQRRQASWTDTTVKAGQSYSYRVTATDAAGNTSALSASVSVTVPTAVQSYPNQVRADGAGLYWRFDDTVSPYVADSSAGGNTGGVQLNAPALRQTPGAVTGASTAMGFNGTSQKVYSDHRQTVGSAFTIETWFKTGTSRGGKLVGFGSNTDRSSGSYDKHLYMTNTGRLVFGVSNGSAQTVSTGLFDTYNDNKWHHVVATQGPGGITLYVDGQNKGSLNRTSTQTYAGYWHVGGDNLTGWPSRPTSNHFNGQLDETAIYPTALTEAQVKNHFTLAKAPTDSVSKVNATEDTYVNQGAPGTAYGTSTSLAVRGTSAYETYLRFNVPAAPAGQVLKSAALQFKTNTQTGAGTADTVSVVPVTGTWTGAGTTFTSKPALGATPLGTIAGVPDGSAVHSVPLDTAAVSAVLGSSYSLGLTSTGTDPLWIWSSEATAADGIPQLVLTFGAK, translated from the coding sequence ATGCGTAGATCCAGAGGGCTGACTGCTGCCCTCGTCCTGTCACTGGCCGGTGCCGGCACCGGTATAGGCCTGGTGCTGATGCCGCAGGCGTCCGCCATCACGGCGCCAGTGGCCTTCACCGCCGACAGCCTGCCGACCTGGCAGCCTGACGGCATCGTGTTCGCGATGGCCCAGGCGAACGGCACCGTCTTCGCCGGCGGCACCTTCTCGGCCGTCCGCCCGCCCGACGGCGCCGCCGGCACCGAGCGGGAAGCCGTGAACTTCGTCGCGCTCGACGCCGCGACGGGCAACCCCACCTCGTGCAAGCTCGCCTTCACGGTCTCCGACGGCACCGCGACGGTCCGCGCGCTGGAGGTCTCGAAGGACCAGAAGACCCTCTACGCGGGCGGCTACTTCGGCGCCGTCAACGGGACCCCCGTCTCCAGCCTCGCCGCGATCGACATCGCGACCTGCACCCCCAAGGCAGCGTTCCACCCGGGCGTCCCCGCCACCGTGCGCGCCCTCGCCGTCACCGACGACACCCTGTACGTGGGCGGCGACTTCAACGCCGTCGACGGCCAGACCCGCGAGCGGTTCGCCGCGGTCGACGCCGCCACCGGCGCGCTCAAGCCCTTCGTGGCCAACGCCGACGAGCCCGGCCGCGCCATCGAGGTGAGCAACGACGGCAAGAACGTCCTGCTGGGCGGCGACTTCTTCTCCGTCAACAACTCCACCACGCACGCGCTGGCCGTCGTGAACGCCACCACCGGCGCCGTCACCAAGACGTACAGCAACATCCCGTCGAACTCCGTGGTCAAGGACATCTCGGCCGACGCGACGGGCTACTACACCGGCAACGAGGGCTCCGGCGGCGGCGTCTTCGACGGCCGCATCGGCCTGAACACCGACTTCAGCGAGAAGTGGCGCGACCGCTGCCTCGGCGCCACCCAGTACGTGCTGCCCTACGACGGAGTGCTCTACAGCTCCTCGCACGCGCACGACTGCTCCACCGAGCTGGAGTTCCCCGACGGCAAGCGCCACTTCCTGCTGGCCCAGCCGACCGACCACACCGGCGCCGCCCCCGCGCCCGTGGGCGGCTTCGTGCGCGGCCCGGGCAAGCTCGGCTGGCACCCCACCGCCAACGACGGCCTCGGCGAGGGCATCGGCCCGCGCGTCATGGCCATCGCCGAGAAGAGCGACGTCAAGTACATGTGGGTCGGCGGTGAGTTCACCCTCATCAACGGCAAGCCGCAGCAGGCCCTGACCCGCTTCGGCTCCACCGGCGACGTCGGCGCCCCCACCACCCCGGTGGCCAGCGCCGACAGCGTCAAGCCCGGCGAGGCACAGGTCCGCTGGCGCACCAGCTACGACGCGGACGACAGCAAGCTGACCTACCGCATCTACCGCAACGGCTCGGCCACGCCCGCCGCCACGGTGAACGCGGACTCCCTGGAGTGGCAGCGCCGGCAGGCCTCCTGGACCGACACCACGGTCAAGGCCGGCCAGTCCTACAGCTACCGCGTGACCGCGACCGACGCGGCCGGCAACACCAGCGCCCTGTCGGCCAGCGTCTCCGTGACGGTCCCGACCGCGGTCCAGTCCTACCCGAACCAGGTCCGCGCCGACGGCGCCGGCCTGTACTGGCGCTTCGACGACACCGTCAGCCCCTACGTCGCCGACTCCTCGGCCGGCGGCAACACCGGCGGTGTCCAGCTGAACGCCCCCGCCCTGCGCCAGACCCCCGGCGCGGTCACCGGCGCCAGCACCGCCATGGGCTTCAACGGCACCAGCCAGAAGGTCTACAGCGACCACCGCCAGACCGTCGGCAGCGCCTTCACCATCGAGACCTGGTTCAAGACGGGCACCTCGCGCGGCGGCAAGCTGGTCGGCTTCGGCAGCAACACCGACCGTTCCAGCGGCTCGTACGACAAGCACCTGTACATGACCAACACCGGCCGGCTGGTCTTCGGAGTCTCCAACGGCTCCGCCCAGACCGTCTCCACCGGCCTGTTCGACACGTACAACGACAACAAGTGGCACCACGTGGTCGCCACCCAGGGCCCCGGCGGCATCACCCTGTACGTGGACGGCCAGAACAAGGGCTCGCTGAACCGGACCAGCACGCAGACCTACGCGGGCTACTGGCACGTCGGCGGCGACAACCTCACCGGCTGGCCGAGCCGCCCGACGAGCAACCACTTCAACGGGCAGCTCGACGAGACGGCCATCTACCCGACGGCGCTCACCGAGGCCCAGGTCAAGAACCACTTCACCCTGGCCAAGGCGCCCACCGACTCGGTCTCCAAGGTCAACGCGACCGAGGACACCTACGTCAACCAGGGCGCCCCGGGCACCGCCTACGGCACGTCCACCTCGCTCGCGGTGCGCGGCACCTCGGCGTACGAGACGTACCTGCGCTTCAACGTCCCGGCCGCCCCGGCCGGACAGGTCCTGAAGTCCGCCGCCCTCCAGTTCAAGACCAACACGCAGACGGGCGCCGGCACCGCCGACACCGTGTCCGTGGTCCCGGTCACCGGCACCTGGACCGGCGCGGGCACGACCTTCACCAGCAAGCCCGCCCTCGGCGCCACCCCGCTCGGCACCATCGCGGGCGTGCCGGACGGCTCGGCGGTCCATTCCGTGCCGCTGGACACCGCCGCGGTCTCCGCGGTGCTGGGCAGCAGCTACAGCCTGGGCCTGACGAGCACGGGCACCGACCCGCTGTGGATCTGGTCCTCGGAGGCCACGGCCGCCGACGGCATCCCGCAGCTGGTCCTCACCTTCGGCGCGAAGTAG
- a CDS encoding polysaccharide biosynthesis tyrosine autokinase: protein MIETNRPAAAPAEDEPDLLRDQFRQLLRYRRLLGAGIGIGLLGGIYLGISTADTYVATADVVLRAPTDDPFNPSLAPDKAINIGSERQVALSSSTANEAAKKLGVSASGFAALRSGLQVTNPPQTMVLRFTYTASSPKEAAKRANAMTEAYLLKRQEALDVTRDKMVKGYQDQRDPVSKQLDELVKQINSMPAGPGRDAAYSSKTDLQSKVNSLNSNIAKLQALDMSPGRVTSAATAPPGADGPGIVMSLALGAAVGLALGLLAAWVRLVFDPAPRSEGDVARALRAPVLGYLPRDRTGGGPLLAAGEADPRLAEEYRSVAFRLAYDARFADRRRLLVVAPRGSSETAAAVAVNLGASFAETGKDVLLIEADLRTPVLASQLPTDAGGRPRWSQGSGASGGGGRHADSEWPDGRQLVVDAGESGSFDLIPGERARNVPRALTSARATRLISEADSPNSTVVVLAPPVLSYADALALVDRVDGVLVVCDPRAVHRTDLSRIRELISGAGGTVLGAVLHAPLPGEKRGMGKGKGKGAAAPAPAPAPSPAAPQPLTRERAEPEQHIPGDGTDTVALRTVRMGRR, encoded by the coding sequence GTGATCGAGACGAACCGCCCGGCAGCCGCACCGGCCGAGGACGAACCCGATCTGCTGCGGGACCAGTTCCGGCAGCTCCTGCGCTACCGCCGGCTGCTCGGCGCGGGCATCGGGATCGGGCTGCTGGGCGGGATCTACCTCGGCATCTCCACGGCCGACACCTACGTCGCGACGGCCGACGTGGTGCTGCGCGCGCCCACCGACGACCCGTTCAACCCGAGCCTCGCCCCCGACAAGGCGATCAACATCGGCTCGGAGCGCCAGGTCGCGCTCAGTTCCTCCACAGCCAACGAGGCCGCGAAGAAGCTCGGCGTCTCCGCCTCCGGCTTCGCGGCCCTGCGCAGCGGCCTCCAGGTGACCAACCCGCCGCAGACGATGGTGCTGCGCTTCACCTACACCGCGTCCTCCCCCAAGGAGGCCGCCAAGCGCGCCAACGCGATGACAGAGGCGTACCTGCTCAAGCGGCAGGAAGCCCTCGACGTCACCCGCGACAAGATGGTCAAGGGCTACCAGGACCAGCGCGACCCGGTGTCCAAGCAGCTCGACGAGCTCGTCAAGCAGATCAACTCGATGCCGGCGGGCCCCGGGCGCGACGCGGCCTACTCCTCCAAGACCGACCTGCAGAGCAAGGTCAACTCGCTCAACAGCAACATCGCCAAGCTCCAGGCCCTGGACATGTCCCCGGGCCGCGTCACCAGCGCCGCGACCGCTCCGCCCGGGGCCGACGGCCCCGGCATCGTGATGTCGCTCGCGCTCGGCGCCGCCGTCGGCCTCGCGCTCGGCCTGCTGGCCGCCTGGGTCCGGCTCGTGTTCGACCCCGCACCGCGCTCCGAGGGCGACGTGGCCCGCGCCCTGCGCGCCCCCGTCCTCGGCTACCTGCCCCGCGACCGGACGGGCGGCGGGCCGCTGCTCGCCGCGGGCGAGGCCGATCCGCGGCTCGCCGAGGAGTACCGGTCGGTGGCCTTCCGGCTCGCCTACGACGCCCGCTTCGCCGACCGGCGCCGGCTGCTCGTCGTCGCCCCGCGCGGCAGCAGCGAGACCGCCGCCGCGGTGGCCGTGAACCTCGGCGCCTCCTTCGCGGAGACCGGCAAGGACGTCCTGCTCATCGAGGCCGACCTGCGCACCCCCGTGCTGGCCAGCCAGCTGCCGACCGACGCGGGCGGCCGGCCGCGCTGGAGCCAGGGCTCCGGCGCCTCGGGGGGCGGCGGGCGCCACGCGGACTCCGAGTGGCCCGACGGGCGCCAGCTCGTCGTGGACGCCGGCGAGTCCGGCTCCTTCGACCTGATCCCGGGCGAGCGCGCGCGCAACGTGCCGCGCGCGCTCACGTCCGCCCGGGCCACCCGGCTGATCTCCGAGGCCGACTCCCCCAACTCCACCGTCGTCGTGCTCGCGCCGCCGGTGCTCTCGTACGCCGACGCCCTCGCGCTCGTCGACCGCGTGGACGGCGTCCTGGTCGTCTGCGACCCGCGGGCCGTGCACCGCACCGACCTGTCCCGGATCCGCGAACTGATCAGCGGGGCCGGCGGGACGGTGCTCGGCGCGGTGCTGCACGCCCCGCTGCCCGGCGAGAAGCGCGGCATGGGCAAGGGCAAGGGCAAGGGGGCCGCCGCTCCCGCGCCGGCGCCCGCTCCCTCGCCGGCCGCGCCGCAGCCGCTGACGCGCGAGAGGGCCGAGCCGGAGCAGCACATCCCGGGCGACGGCACCGACACGGTCGCGCTGCGCACCGTCCGCATGGGCCGGAGGTGA
- the gmd gene encoding GDP-mannose 4,6-dehydratase, which yields MGKTALITGVTGQDGSYLAELLLSKGYTVHGLVRRSSSFNTERIDHVYQDPQTANRSFVLHHADLSDGVALVNLLREIRPDEVYNLGAQSHVRVSFDAPLYTGDVTGLGALRLLEAIRASGVDTRIYQASSSEMFGATPPPQNEGTPFHPRSPYGAAKVFAYWTTVNYREAYDMFAVNGILFNHESPRRGETFVTRKITRAVARIKAGLQEKLYLGNLDAVRDWGYAPEYVDAMWRMLQQDEPTDYVVATGVAATVREFVEASFTHAGLDWNEHVRYDPKYERPSEVDALIGDASKAHDLLGWKPTVLVSDLAKIMVDADIRQIEDQLAGVTVRIDR from the coding sequence ATGGGCAAGACCGCACTGATCACCGGCGTCACCGGGCAGGACGGCTCGTACCTCGCCGAACTGCTGCTTTCCAAGGGCTACACGGTGCACGGACTGGTGCGGCGCTCCTCCAGCTTCAACACGGAGCGGATCGACCACGTCTACCAGGACCCGCAGACCGCCAACCGGTCCTTCGTCCTGCACCACGCCGACCTCTCCGACGGCGTGGCGCTGGTGAACCTGCTCCGCGAGATACGGCCCGACGAGGTCTACAACCTCGGCGCCCAGTCCCACGTCCGCGTCTCCTTCGACGCGCCCCTCTACACCGGCGACGTGACCGGCCTCGGCGCGCTGCGGCTGCTGGAGGCCATCCGGGCCAGCGGGGTCGACACCCGCATCTACCAGGCCTCGTCCTCCGAGATGTTCGGCGCCACCCCGCCCCCGCAGAACGAGGGCACCCCGTTCCACCCGCGCAGCCCGTACGGCGCCGCCAAGGTGTTCGCGTACTGGACCACGGTGAACTACCGCGAGGCGTACGACATGTTCGCCGTCAACGGGATCCTCTTCAACCACGAGTCCCCGCGCCGCGGCGAGACCTTCGTGACCCGCAAGATCACCCGCGCCGTAGCCCGCATCAAGGCGGGCCTCCAGGAGAAGCTCTACCTCGGCAACCTCGACGCGGTCCGCGACTGGGGCTACGCCCCCGAGTACGTGGACGCCATGTGGCGGATGCTCCAGCAGGACGAGCCCACCGACTACGTCGTCGCCACCGGGGTGGCCGCGACCGTCCGCGAGTTCGTCGAGGCCTCCTTCACGCACGCGGGCCTCGACTGGAACGAGCACGTTCGCTACGACCCCAAGTACGAGCGCCCCAGCGAGGTCGACGCGCTCATCGGCGACGCCTCCAAGGCCCATGACCTGCTCGGCTGGAAGCCGACGGTCCTGGTGTCCGATCTGGCCAAGATCATGGTCGACGCCGACATCCGCCAGATCGAGGACCAACTGGCGGGCGTGACGGTCCGCATCGACCGCTGA
- a CDS encoding glycosyltransferase family 4 protein — MVSTNYAPEHAGIGPYATQIAEHWAEDLGHETHVLAGMPHYPAWSLEPEYKGALRRTERRAGVIVHRRAHTVPQRQTAVKRALFEGSILLHGAAAPPRMPKPDAVMAQMPSLAGGVLAARLAARWKVPYVPVVQDLMGAAAAQSGISGGDKAAAIAGRAEAYALKRATLVGVIHETFVDRVVGMGVDPDRIRLVPNWSHVAVPTKPRGETRRHLGWAPDQTVVLHSGNMGLKQGLEVLVAAARLDPRVRFVLMGDGSQRAALAELSADVPNLDIIPPAADGEFPDILAAADVLAVTQHAAVLDMSVPSKLTSYFQAGRPVVASVAAEGGTAQEVERSGAGVLVRPEDPEALLKAVRVLAEDPEGADALGAAGPRHVAAHLSREAGLARIDALIDEALGGPRP, encoded by the coding sequence CTGGTCTCCACCAACTACGCACCCGAACACGCGGGAATCGGGCCGTACGCCACCCAGATCGCGGAGCACTGGGCGGAAGATCTCGGCCACGAGACGCATGTCCTCGCGGGCATGCCACACTACCCGGCGTGGTCGCTCGAGCCGGAGTACAAGGGGGCGCTCCGGCGCACGGAACGGCGCGCGGGTGTCATCGTGCACCGGCGTGCGCACACCGTGCCGCAGCGCCAGACCGCCGTGAAGCGGGCCCTGTTCGAAGGATCGATCCTGCTGCACGGCGCCGCGGCCCCGCCCCGGATGCCGAAGCCGGACGCGGTCATGGCCCAGATGCCCAGCCTGGCCGGCGGGGTGCTGGCCGCCCGGCTTGCGGCCCGCTGGAAGGTCCCGTACGTCCCGGTCGTCCAGGACCTGATGGGGGCCGCCGCCGCGCAGAGCGGGATCAGCGGCGGCGACAAGGCGGCCGCGATCGCCGGCCGCGCCGAGGCCTACGCGCTGAAGCGGGCCACCCTCGTCGGCGTCATCCACGAGACCTTCGTGGACCGGGTCGTCGGCATGGGCGTGGACCCGGACAGGATCCGCCTCGTCCCGAACTGGTCCCACGTGGCCGTGCCCACCAAGCCGCGCGGCGAGACCCGCCGCCACCTCGGCTGGGCCCCGGACCAGACGGTCGTCCTGCACTCCGGGAACATGGGCCTCAAGCAGGGCCTCGAGGTGCTCGTGGCCGCCGCCCGGCTGGACCCGCGCGTCCGTTTCGTCCTGATGGGTGACGGCAGCCAGCGCGCGGCCCTCGCCGAACTGTCGGCCGATGTGCCCAATCTGGACATCATCCCCCCTGCCGCTGACGGCGAGTTCCCGGATATCCTCGCGGCGGCGGACGTACTCGCGGTCACGCAGCACGCCGCCGTGCTGGACATGAGCGTTCCGTCGAAGCTCACCTCCTACTTCCAGGCCGGCCGGCCCGTCGTCGCCTCCGTGGCGGCGGAAGGCGGGACCGCCCAGGAGGTGGAGCGCTCGGGAGCAGGGGTGCTCGTACGGCCGGAGGACCCCGAAGCCCTGCTGAAGGCCGTACGGGTCCTGGCCGAGGATCCCGAGGGCGCGGACGCACTGGGAGCGGCCGGGCCCCGCCACGTGGCGGCCCACCTGAGCCGCGAAGCGGGCCTGGCCCGCATCGACGCACTGATAGACGAAGCACTTGGGGGTCCCCGGCCGTGA
- a CDS encoding sugar transferase: protein MRHVHFPAQRVASAARGSSVSARRLGDKARWYLPAAVSADFLGAAVPVGLVFSAAQQVRPLHCALAAAVAWTGVQALRRRYAGRALGESRGVLPVVHDWLILIGVLAVVRVVTDEATPRLSALGALLPALLITVACHKLTYRHLSAARREAQAVSRVLVVGEPDAAEDVIAHLAARTDHPYVVVGVVPVGAGALTSGVPVAARLDAGMPPAPGGDSAAVLGAVRSHNADLVLVAPGARITGERLRRVAWALHDAGLELAVFPGLVEVSVKRLETLSAGGLAVLRVAPPVSRGVQTLLKSVLDRVGAAVGLLLLSPFFLGIILAIRFGSRGPAFYRQRRIGRDGAPFVMWKFRTMVVDADARKAELAGHNENDGLMFKMRRDPRVTRVGRLLRRTSMDELPQLINVLTGDMSLVGPRPPLPEEVAKYDEVELRRLTVRPGMTGLWQISGRSDLSWDETIQLDLQYVDNWSFTSDVDVMGRTLRAVVDGRGAY from the coding sequence ATGAGGCATGTCCATTTTCCGGCGCAAAGAGTGGCCAGCGCTGCCCGCGGGTCGTCCGTGTCCGCACGGCGCCTCGGTGACAAGGCCCGCTGGTACCTGCCCGCCGCCGTGAGCGCCGACTTCCTCGGCGCCGCCGTGCCCGTGGGGCTGGTCTTCTCCGCAGCGCAGCAGGTCCGGCCCCTGCACTGCGCGCTGGCAGCCGCCGTGGCGTGGACCGGGGTGCAGGCGCTGCGCCGGCGGTACGCGGGCCGGGCGCTGGGGGAGTCCCGCGGTGTGCTGCCCGTGGTGCACGACTGGCTGATTCTGATCGGCGTGCTGGCCGTGGTCCGTGTGGTGACCGACGAGGCCACTCCCCGGCTGTCCGCCCTCGGGGCCCTGCTGCCCGCCCTGCTGATCACCGTAGCCTGCCACAAGTTGACCTACCGCCACCTCTCGGCGGCCCGGCGCGAGGCCCAGGCCGTCAGCCGGGTCCTGGTGGTGGGCGAGCCCGACGCCGCCGAGGACGTCATCGCGCACCTGGCCGCCCGCACCGACCACCCCTACGTGGTCGTCGGCGTGGTCCCGGTCGGCGCCGGAGCCCTCACCAGCGGGGTCCCGGTCGCGGCCCGCCTCGACGCGGGGATGCCGCCGGCCCCGGGCGGCGACTCCGCCGCCGTACTCGGCGCCGTCCGCAGCCACAACGCCGACCTGGTGCTCGTCGCCCCCGGCGCGCGGATCACGGGGGAGCGGCTGCGCCGGGTCGCCTGGGCCCTGCACGACGCCGGACTGGAACTCGCGGTCTTCCCCGGCCTGGTGGAGGTCTCCGTCAAGCGGCTGGAGACCCTGTCCGCGGGCGGGCTCGCCGTGCTGCGGGTCGCGCCGCCGGTCAGCCGGGGCGTGCAGACCCTGCTCAAGTCGGTCCTGGACCGGGTGGGGGCGGCCGTGGGGCTGCTGCTGCTCTCCCCGTTCTTCCTCGGCATCATCCTGGCGATACGTTTCGGCTCGCGCGGCCCCGCCTTCTACCGGCAGCGGCGCATCGGCCGCGACGGGGCCCCGTTCGTCATGTGGAAGTTCCGCACCATGGTGGTGGACGCCGACGCCCGCAAGGCGGAGCTGGCCGGGCACAACGAGAACGACGGCCTGATGTTCAAGATGCGCCGCGATCCCCGGGTGACCCGGGTGGGCCGGCTGCTGCGCCGCACCTCCATGGACGAGCTGCCGCAGCTGATCAACGTCCTGACCGGGGACATGTCGCTGGTCGGCCCGCGCCCGCCGCTGCCGGAGGAGGTGGCGAAGTACGACGAGGTCGAACTGCGCCGGCTCACCGTGCGCCCCGGGATGACGGGACTGTGGCAGATCAGCGGGCGCTCCGACCTGTCTTGGGATGAAACGATTCAGCTGGATCTGCAGTACGTCGACAACTGGTCCTTCACCAGTGACGTCGACGTGATGGGCCGTACGCTCCGCGCCGTCGTCGACGGCCGCGGAGCGTACTGA
- a CDS encoding WcaF family extracellular polysaccharide biosynthesis acetyltransferase, translating to MRDLPAFTLAGYDKGRGLLTQALWFAVMNTLFMSWFCPPRLRVALLRAFGAKIGEGVLIRHRVRVLWPWKLTVGDHAWIGEGVWLLNLEPVTIGSHVCLSQEAMLCTGSHDHRAADFRYRNAPVTVEDGAWVAVRATVLAGVTVGRCAVAGAGAVVHQDLPALTLQTQDGRRRPVEEPK from the coding sequence TTGCGTGACCTTCCTGCCTTCACGCTGGCCGGGTACGACAAGGGGCGCGGACTGCTGACGCAGGCGCTCTGGTTCGCCGTGATGAACACGCTCTTCATGAGCTGGTTCTGTCCGCCGCGGCTGCGGGTGGCGCTGCTGCGCGCCTTCGGGGCGAAGATCGGCGAGGGGGTGCTGATCCGGCACCGGGTGCGGGTGCTGTGGCCGTGGAAGCTCACCGTCGGGGACCACGCCTGGATCGGCGAGGGCGTCTGGCTGCTGAACCTGGAGCCGGTGACGATCGGTTCGCACGTGTGCCTCTCGCAGGAAGCCATGCTGTGCACCGGCTCGCACGACCACCGGGCCGCCGACTTCCGCTACCGCAACGCCCCGGTCACCGTCGAGGACGGCGCGTGGGTGGCGGTACGGGCGACGGTGCTGGCCGGGGTGACCGTGGGCCGCTGCGCGGTCGCCGGCGCGGGCGCCGTCGTGCACCAGGACCTCCCGGCGCTGACCCTGCAGACCCAGGACGGGCGCCGCCGCCCGGTGGAGGAGCCCAAGTGA